The genomic interval TGGGTATTGTACATGAAACCAGTTGATATCTTTACAATAATGAGACATTCACTTCATGAGCATGCTCTATTTATCTAAATAACCTACAATggttcttaatattttataatttcctgtGTAGACGTCCTATTCATCTTTTATAAGATTTATTCTTAGATAATTTCCATTTGTGATCATAATACATATCAGCTCtaagtttaaattattttctttaataatggTACATatgaggaaattccctggtggtctagtggttaggactctgtactttccCTCCTGAGGGCCCAGAttaaatccctggttggggaactaaagaagaaattattttatatttcttttagtggtggtaaagaattctctaaTATTTGGTATATGAGAAATATGCTTATTTTGCCAGCACTTCTGAAAAATAGTTTTGTTGAGTATCAAGTTCTGGGTTGTAACTTGTTTCCCCCCACCCTATTGCTTTTAAGATTACATTCCATAGTCTTTTGAGAAGATGGCTGTCAAGTTTATTGTTCAGGTAGTAAAACCTTTTTTTCCCTGTCTAGCTGgtttgtaatatttttctttgttttttattttcaagggCTTTATGCTCGGTTTtagttttctttggtttttatcTTGTTTGCAGTTTTTAAAGCTTCTTGAATATGTGgtttgatgtctttcatcagtaTAGGGAAAATTCCAGCAGTCTGCCTTTGATGATTGCTTCTGCctcatgtttttctctctttctctacttTAAGTCAAGGAATAGGTGTGTTAAATCTTTTCACCATATCTCTTATATCTTTTATGCCCCCCTCTATTTTTTTCAGCATCATTTTTGCCATTACCTGATGGATATTTTATTCTGACAGTCTTCTACTTCAGCAAATTTCTCTTCTTATTAAGTCATCAGTTGAATCTAAactttgattattattttttttagctttagaattataattttcctttaaaatatagattatatTTTTCTGGTGAAATAACTTATTATGTATTTGTTTTGGTACCTTAATTACAGTTTATTTATGGTCTGTCACATCAGTGTAATAATCGGATCATCTGTTTGTGGgttttattgttcattttttctCGTGATTCTCTTTCTTGGTAAGCCTGATAATTTAGTATTGAATTCTGGGTATTGTACATGAGAAGCTGTAACTATTCTAGATATAGTTATATTACTCTAGAGATGGATACATAATTTATAAATACCTGATAGATAGGCATTTAGAAATTTATGGAAAAGTTTGAATTGAGGtaaatatatcttttccttttttatcttcTACAGTGATGTCTGTCATTACAAATcttctgaacattttatttttatctcttctaCTGAACCCAAGGTCTATTTTGTAGTCTCATACAAAGTTAATAGAATAAGGATTTTGTACTTTATTTTAACCCTTTTTCTGTCCTCCTATCCTCTTTCCTTTGTTCATAAGAACCAAgcttactgaatttatttatttattttttgctgtttagTTCCCCTCCTTCTTTCTTACCCTGGATATTTACTAATGCTTTAAGAATCTTGCATCTCATCATATTTCCACTCACTTGGcctagaattttaaaagatatgccCTCAGAGGTTGTAATTTCTTTCAATTTAATGACTGAATTGTGGCctggagacacacacacaaaattgagGCCAtatgaatattattattaatgcATAGAATAGAACCAAAAGTGCTTGAATTTAGCTCATTGTCTCTTTCCACTTTTAAATGAGCTCATTTGGGAATAATGAAGGCAAGAGGATTGTGAGTAAAAACTATGCTTAATTTAGCTTCCTTATTCCCTCAGAGGTACTTTAAAATTACTCTCAGGTTTCCTCAGAATGTGTATATAACATAAATGTTTTAGCACAATATTTTGTTGGGAGGCTGAACCATTACAAAAGTAATGTAAAAATATGTACCATATGCATATTATGTGAGGTAATAGGATAagttattttttacatataattAAACTTTTTGTTCATATTTGATGCAGGAGGATGAACTGTTTACAAACCTTTAAAAGATTGCTTCAATTTCACCTGTTACATCTCAGCAGTGTGGTAGACTTAGATAATTTTCTACACATAGGTGGGAAAATagcttattaaaattttattctggaGTTTTGCAGGAAATGAAAGTCATCTagactccaatacaaaattaaattttctagTGTACTGTCTTCCTGAATGTTCCTCAGTAAATTAAGTAGAGATACCTCAAAATACTATTTGGTTTCCTTAATCTAAATTCATTGTCAGGAAAGGAGTCTTAGTTCTGCCATGGGGCATACATAAGTATAACTGAAAATTTTCTAGAAACTATGTAGTAATAATCTATAATATTTAATTGAAAGAATGGATTGGAAAAAGATTTAAAGAATTTTCTCTACTTATAGATTTTATGGAATTACAACTAAAGAGTCTATACTTGTTGAAAAAATAACCTCCAAAACAAGAGTTGAGCAATGAAAGACAAATGCAAGGGATAATTTTAAAACTCTGTAATCTAAAAGATATGAAGACAGTTCAAAAGCCAAGAGTCTTATTTTCTCctgtatatatttatgtgaaaaaatTACAAGCTGAAAGAAGCATATGATACTATTGATGGCATTTTCTCCATtgagtgtattttttaaagttttaaatatttactgaaaatattctgtaaaatACTATGCATGCATTGTTAATATCACACTATCAGTTGGATACTTAATATTTACCTTTCTCAAGAGtaaattttttattgtagttGTGTAGATCCACATCAATCATGGTTCCATAATAGAAGGTGAATCAACATTAACTTATGATATTTTCAACTCAgatattataattttttcttattatatattaaaatactttaaattatcCTTATAAGTGACTATTAGATAAATAGCTCTGAAATTTGATTActgtttagcatttttttttttagcatttttagtGTTTGGATGTTCTGAATGCTAATAAATCTTTCAAAAACTaaaggaaatgataaatataCTCTTAAAGATTGTATCAGAAACAAATTCCGTAACATTATCTGATGTCCTTACATTACTGTTTTGAATTCTGAGAGGCAAGTTAATTTAAATTGACTTTGTATTTTCTAGTAATCTTATTTCTTTCCAAGCTAGTTTTTATAGTACCACTTTTCCATGTTTGCTTTATACATGGACACAAAATACATCTAATTCCACATATGACTTATACCaacattaaaaaatgtgtttGGAGCTTATGCTTTACATGTGAAGCATTAAGTAATAGAATTATTGATTTCCTGGCCCCTCTTATATTCACAAGACAAgataattttgtaatatttaaGGAATTCTATGGAGTATATACTTAAGTAgaatgttaaatttttttaagaggaaaagttggtttattttatattggcccTATTTATTAAGTGAAGTCCAAGTCTGTATAGCAAATAAAATGGAGCAGTGGAATGAGATGAAATTAACAGAGTTAACCTGTTAATAATGTGATTTCTttccatgttttaatttttactggaactcaaatattttatataataatatatctcACAAACAACATTAGGATTTTGATTTGctacataaaagaaaatatatgtgctttcacaatttatatcaatTGTGATTTATCAGTTATAGCAACTTGAAATGCTTGTctgtatgctgtgctgtgctagaTGTATTAAGTTGCAAATAGTGTCATGTCCACATTACAGTTTTTGAGTTAACACTAAAAGTAAGTAGGTAatatagagaaaaaggaaatcaatAAATTTTCAGCAATTTGAAAATCAGACTTCCAAATGAACTCAGACACGAATTCTATTCAAGTAGCTTGTTACTTTGAAAATAACATCAACAAAAGCCAATATTAAATATTGCAAATAGGAATATAAGCTTGTTTTGTGAGTGATATAAAGACTAGTGTACAAACATCCCATTAAAATAGTAGAGAAGAAAATCGGTAATTTTAGCAAGTAATATGTAAATACGGAAAGATATAAAAAATCTAAAACTTTTAAAGTCCATTAGGAACTATACAAACTCTAAATATACAGAATAGGCCAATACAAATCATGCTAGTAAAGATTGGGTGTCATAACTTGAGTAGTATTGATTCTGCAGTATTTTAATTAAACTTgatacattttcttaaaaatttaattatgtaTTTGATTAGCGACAAGGAATATAATGAGTCGTTGAAATTGGGAAATATTTAACGAATGTAAGGTAAATAAAACATAACAAAGTAAAATAACTCCCTTTTCGTCCACATGATGGCGCTGGAAACCGCaagttcagtttctttttttaacaacaaAGGAATACAGCGAGTTTATTTTcctgagaaaggagaaaaagccaCTCCATTTTTTCACTCTGCTGCTGAAGCATAAAAGGTGAGCAAATACGAAATTGTATAAAATTGGGAATTAAATATCCAAGAGCTACATGGTAGTGCAATAGGTATTTGAAAGTTGATACAAATTTGCGATGGTATATTCTCAGAGAAAAAGTCGAGGATCTCAGCGCCTGCTGCTATCGCTTCTGCTCCTCGTAGCCTGGGAGTCGGGGATCGGCCAGGTCCACTACTCGGTCTCCGAGGAGGCCAAACACGGCACCTTCGTGGGCCGCATTGCCCAGGATCTGGGACTGGAGCTGGCAGAGCTGGTGCCTCGCCTGTTCCGGATTGCATCCAAAGGTCGCAGAGACCTTCTGGAGGTAAATTTGCAGAATGGCATTTTGTTTGTGAATTCTCGGATCGACCGGGAGGATCTGTGCGGGCGGAGAGCGGAATGCAGCATCCACCTGGAGGTGATCGTGGACCGGCCGCTGCAGGTGTTCCATGTGGAGGTGGAGGTGAAGGACATTAATGACAACCCTCCAAGGTTCTTGCGACAAGAACAAACATTGTTTATACTAGAGTCAAGAAGAGCGGATTCCCGGTTTCCGCTAGAGGGCGCGTCTGATATGGATATCGGAAGAAACGCAGAATTGAGGTACAAGTTACAAGCAAATGAGTATTTTGACTTGGATGTTAAAACAAACGAAGAGGAAACAAACTTTTTAGAGCTAGTTTTGAAGAAACCAGTAGATAGGGAAGAAACGCAAGAACATCGTTTATTGCTGATTGCAATTGATGGAGGAAAACCTGAATTAACAGGTACAGTTCAGTTATTGATCAGTGTTTTGGATGCGAATGATAATGCTCCAGAATTTGATAAATCAATTTATAATGTCAGATTATTGGAAAATGCACCGAATGGGACACTAGTTATTAAACTGAACGCCTCAGATGCAGATGAGGGCATTAATAAGGAAATAGTATATCTCTTTAACAATCTTGTTCTTGACAATCTAAAATCTAAATTTGCGATCAATTCTAATAGTGGGGAAATAACAGTTACAGGAAAACTGGATTATGAAGACTGTAATTTATATGAAATTAATATTGATGCTGTTGATAAAAGTGCATTCCCATTAACTGGACACTGCAAAGTAATAGTGAAACTGCTGGATGAAAATGATAATATCCCAGAGATGGTCATAACCTCACTATCTCTGCCTGTGCAAGAGGACGCTCCAATGGGCACCGTCATTGCCCTGATCAGTCTATCAGATCTCGACTCTGGTGCCAATGGACAGGTGACCTGCTCTGTGACGCCTGATGTTCCTTTTAAGCTGGTGTCCACCTTCAAAAATTACTATTCATTGGTGCTGGACAGCGACTTGGATCGTGAGCGCTTGGCGAACTATGATGTGGTGCTGACTGCGAGAGATGGGGGTTCACCTGCCTTGTCCACCACGACCAGCGTGTCCGTGGAGGTGGCCGACGTGAACGACAACGCGCCCGCATTCCCGCAGCCCGAGTACACGGTGTTCGTCAAGGAGAACAACCCGCCCGGCTGCCACATCTTCACCGTGTCGGCGCGAGACGCGGACGCACAGGAGAACGCGCTGGTGTCCTACTCGCTGGTGGAGCGGCGGGTGGGCGAGCGCGCGCTGTCGAGCTACGTGTCGGTGCACGCGGAGAGCGGCAAGGTGTACGCGCTGCAGCCGCTGGACCACGAGGAGCTGGAGCTGCTGCAGTTCCAGGTGAGCGCGCGCGACGCGGGCGTGCCGCCGCTGGGCAGCAACGTGACGCTGCAGGTGTTCGTGCTGGACGAGAACGACAACGCGCCTGCGCTGCTGCCGCCCGGGCCAGGCGGAGGACCCAGCGCGGTGAGCCAGGTGGTGTCGAGGTCCGTGGACGCGGGCCACGTGGTGGCGAAGGTGCGCGCGGTGGACGCGGACTCGGGCTACAACGCGTGGCTGTCGTACGAGCTGCAGCCGGCGGCGGGTGGCGCGCGCAGCCCGTTCCGCGTGGGGCTGTACACCGGCGAGATCAGCACGACGCGCGCCCTGGACGAGGCGGACGCGCCGCGCCAGCGCCTGCTGGTGCTGGTGAAGGACCACGGCGAGCCGGCGCTGACGGCCACGGCCACCGTGCTGCTGTCGCTGGAGGACAGCGGCCAGGCGCCCAAGGCCTCTTCGCGGGCGTTGTCTGGTGCAGCTGGCGCAGAGACGGCGTTAGTGGATGTGAACGTGTATCTGATCGTCGCCATCTGCGCGGTGTCCAGCCTGTTGGTGCTCACGCTGCTGCTGTACACGGCGCTGCGGTGCTCGGCGCCGCCCAGCGAGGGCGCGTGCGGGCCGGTGAAGCCCAGGCTGGTGTGCTCCAGCGCGGTGGGGAGCTGGTCTTACTCACAGGAGAGGCGACAGAGGGTGTGCTCTGGGGAGGGGCCGCCCAAGACCGACCTCATGGCCTTCAGTCCTAGCCTGCCTCCGGGTCCCATCTCTGTGGACACAGTGAGTCTCAAAAACTTTATAGAATTTTTTCGTTATGTGCtactgctactaagtcgcttccgtcgtgtccgactctgtgcgacaccatagacggcagcccaccaggctcccccgtccctgcgattctccaggcaagagtactggagtgggttgccattgccctctccagaTTTTCGTtatgtatttaatattatttaatatcctttatcttctctttaaatttttaaagtatggCTTTCTAAGTATTGTATCCTTTTAGA from Dama dama isolate Ldn47 chromosome 9, ASM3311817v1, whole genome shotgun sequence carries:
- the LOC133061530 gene encoding protocadherin alpha-5-like: MVYSQRKSRGSQRLLLSLLLLVAWESGIGQVHYSVSEEAKHGTFVGRIAQDLGLELAELVPRLFRIASKGRRDLLEVNLQNGILFVNSRIDREDLCGRRAECSIHLEVIVDRPLQVFHVEVEVKDINDNPPRFLRQEQTLFILESRRADSRFPLEGASDMDIGRNAELRYKLQANEYFDLDVKTNEEETNFLELVLKKPVDREETQEHRLLLIAIDGGKPELTGTVQLLISVLDANDNAPEFDKSIYNVRLLENAPNGTLVIKLNASDADEGINKEIVYLFNNLVLDNLKSKFAINSNSGEITVTGKLDYEDCNLYEINIDAVDKSAFPLTGHCKVIVKLLDENDNIPEMVITSLSLPVQEDAPMGTVIALISLSDLDSGANGQVTCSVTPDVPFKLVSTFKNYYSLVLDSDLDRERLANYDVVLTARDGGSPALSTTTSVSVEVADVNDNAPAFPQPEYTVFVKENNPPGCHIFTVSARDADAQENALVSYSLVERRVGERALSSYVSVHAESGKVYALQPLDHEELELLQFQVSARDAGVPPLGSNVTLQVFVLDENDNAPALLPPGPGGGPSAVSQVVSRSVDAGHVVAKVRAVDADSGYNAWLSYELQPAAGGARSPFRVGLYTGEISTTRALDEADAPRQRLLVLVKDHGEPALTATATVLLSLEDSGQAPKASSRALSGAAGAETALVDVNVYLIVAICAVSSLLVLTLLLYTALRCSAPPSEGACGPVKPRLVCSSAVGSWSYSQERRQRVCSGEGPPKTDLMAFSPSLPPGPISVDTVSLKNFIEFFRYWVFFAALGLSLVSESVTL